The following are from one region of the Mustela lutreola isolate mMusLut2 chromosome 7, mMusLut2.pri, whole genome shotgun sequence genome:
- the CCDC196 gene encoding putative coiled-coil domain-containing protein 196 isoform X4 — protein sequence MTSGSNPSGSYLPSKPRCSKIDENYLKELNEDLKLRKQELLEMLKPLEDKNNLLCQKLMSNLEEKQRSLQIMRQIMAGKGSEESSVMELIKEAEEMKQNLERKNKMLRKEMEMLWNKTFDTEELGGQQKAPQIKNKADLHDGKVPKTPSSSRKTKNELETTCAEKVKEKRKEKQQRKMEWVRYQEQANILQNDFNGKVIELRIEALKNYQKANDLKLSLYLQQYLEPKQAYFNLPGSRDTISTTTMDRTSTSKNESNVTTRITGSAALT from the exons ATGACAAGTGGTTCAAACCCTTCAGGATCTTACTTGCCTTCAAAACCAAG ATGTTCCAAAATAGATGAGAACTACTTGAAGGAGCTGAATGAGGACCTAAAGCTAAGGAAGCAGGAACTGCTAGAGATGCTAAAACCTCTTGAAGATAAGAACAATCTCTTATGCCAGAAGTTGATGTCTAACttggaggaaaaacaaagaag tCTGCAGATTATGAGGCAGATCATGGCAGGGAAGGGGAGTGAGGAATCCTCAGTCATGGAGCTCATTAAGGAAGCAGAGGAGATGAAGCAGAATCTG gaaaggaaaaacaagatgcTTCGGAAGGAAATGGAGATGCTATGGAACAAG ACATTCGACACAGAAGAACTCGGTGGTCAACAAAAAGCACCGcagataaaaaacaaagcagactTGCACGATGGGAAG GTTCCTAAAACCCCTTCATCATCTAGGAAGACCAAAAATGAACTGGAGACAACATGTGCAGAGaaagtgaaggagaaaaggaag GAAAAGCAACAGAGGAAAATGGAATGGGTCAGGTATCAGGAACAAGCCAACATCCTTCAG AATGACTTCAATGGCAAAGTGATTGAGCTGAGAATTGAAGCCTTGAAGAACTACCAGAAGGCCAATGACTTGAAATTATCCCTATACTTACAGCAGTATTTGGAACCAAAGCAAGCATATTTTAATCTTCCTGGGTCCCGAG ATACTATAAGCACTACAACTATGGACAGAACAAGTACCAGCAAAAATGAATCTAATGTG ACCACAAGAATAACAGGTTCTGCAGCCCTGACATGA
- the CCDC196 gene encoding putative coiled-coil domain-containing protein 196 isoform X5, translating into MTSGSNPSGSYLPSKPRCSKIDENYLKELNEDLKLRKQELLEMLKPLEDKNNLLCQKLMSNLEEKQRSLQIMRQIMAGKGSEESSVMELIKEAEEMKQNLERKNKMLRKEMEMLWNKTFDTEELGGQQKAPQIKNKADLHDGKVPKTPSSSRKTKNELETTCAEKVKEKRKRLFLPPGKATEENGMGQVSGTSQHPSDTISTTTMDRTSTSKNESNVRILGSKTSTEQQGTRGSQLDDVGGRLLYLRSLPDEALKD; encoded by the exons ATGACAAGTGGTTCAAACCCTTCAGGATCTTACTTGCCTTCAAAACCAAG ATGTTCCAAAATAGATGAGAACTACTTGAAGGAGCTGAATGAGGACCTAAAGCTAAGGAAGCAGGAACTGCTAGAGATGCTAAAACCTCTTGAAGATAAGAACAATCTCTTATGCCAGAAGTTGATGTCTAACttggaggaaaaacaaagaag tCTGCAGATTATGAGGCAGATCATGGCAGGGAAGGGGAGTGAGGAATCCTCAGTCATGGAGCTCATTAAGGAAGCAGAGGAGATGAAGCAGAATCTG gaaaggaaaaacaagatgcTTCGGAAGGAAATGGAGATGCTATGGAACAAG ACATTCGACACAGAAGAACTCGGTGGTCAACAAAAAGCACCGcagataaaaaacaaagcagactTGCACGATGGGAAG GTTCCTAAAACCCCTTCATCATCTAGGAAGACCAAAAATGAACTGGAGACAACATGTGCAGAGaaagtgaaggagaaaaggaag AGGCTCTTTCTTCCACCAGGAAAAGCAACAGAGGAAAATGGAATGGGTCAGGTATCAGGAACAAGCCAACATCCTTCAG ATACTATAAGCACTACAACTATGGACAGAACAAGTACCAGCAAAAATGAATCTAATGTG AGAATTCTGGGATCAAAGACCTCCACAGAACAACAAGGAACTAGAGGAAGTCAGCTTGACGATGTAGGAGGGAGGCTCTTGTATCTGAGGTCACTGCCAGATGAAGCTCTGAAGGATTAG
- the CCDC196 gene encoding putative coiled-coil domain-containing protein 196 isoform X6 yields the protein MTSGSNPSGSYLPSKPRCSKIDENYLKELNEDLKLRKQELLEMLKPLEDKNNLLCQKLMSNLEEKQRSLQIMRQIMAGKGSEESSVMELIKEAEEMKQNLVPKTPSSSRKTKNELETTCAEKVKEKRKEKQQRKMEWVRYQEQANILQNDFNGKVIELRIEALKNYQKANDLKLSLYLQQYLEPKQAYFNLPGSRDTISTTTMDRTSTSKNESNVRILGSKTSTEQQGTRGSQLDDVGGRLLYLRSLPDEALKD from the exons ATGACAAGTGGTTCAAACCCTTCAGGATCTTACTTGCCTTCAAAACCAAG ATGTTCCAAAATAGATGAGAACTACTTGAAGGAGCTGAATGAGGACCTAAAGCTAAGGAAGCAGGAACTGCTAGAGATGCTAAAACCTCTTGAAGATAAGAACAATCTCTTATGCCAGAAGTTGATGTCTAACttggaggaaaaacaaagaag tCTGCAGATTATGAGGCAGATCATGGCAGGGAAGGGGAGTGAGGAATCCTCAGTCATGGAGCTCATTAAGGAAGCAGAGGAGATGAAGCAGAATCTG GTTCCTAAAACCCCTTCATCATCTAGGAAGACCAAAAATGAACTGGAGACAACATGTGCAGAGaaagtgaaggagaaaaggaag GAAAAGCAACAGAGGAAAATGGAATGGGTCAGGTATCAGGAACAAGCCAACATCCTTCAG AATGACTTCAATGGCAAAGTGATTGAGCTGAGAATTGAAGCCTTGAAGAACTACCAGAAGGCCAATGACTTGAAATTATCCCTATACTTACAGCAGTATTTGGAACCAAAGCAAGCATATTTTAATCTTCCTGGGTCCCGAG ATACTATAAGCACTACAACTATGGACAGAACAAGTACCAGCAAAAATGAATCTAATGTG AGAATTCTGGGATCAAAGACCTCCACAGAACAACAAGGAACTAGAGGAAGTCAGCTTGACGATGTAGGAGGGAGGCTCTTGTATCTGAGGTCACTGCCAGATGAAGCTCTGAAGGATTAG
- the CCDC196 gene encoding putative coiled-coil domain-containing protein 196 isoform X3 — protein sequence MTSGSNPSGSYLPSKPRCSKIDENYLKELNEDLKLRKQELLEMLKPLEDKNNLLCQKLMSNLEEKQRSLQIMRQIMAGKGSEESSVMELIKEAEEMKQNLERKNKMLRKEMEMLWNKVPKTPSSSRKTKNELETTCAEKVKEKRKEKQQRKMEWVRYQEQANILQNDFNGKVIELRIEALKNYQKANDLKLSLYLQQYLEPKQAYFNLPGSRDTISTTTMDRTSTSKNESNVRILGSKTSTEQQGTRGSQLDDVGGRLLYLRSLPDEALKD from the exons ATGACAAGTGGTTCAAACCCTTCAGGATCTTACTTGCCTTCAAAACCAAG ATGTTCCAAAATAGATGAGAACTACTTGAAGGAGCTGAATGAGGACCTAAAGCTAAGGAAGCAGGAACTGCTAGAGATGCTAAAACCTCTTGAAGATAAGAACAATCTCTTATGCCAGAAGTTGATGTCTAACttggaggaaaaacaaagaag tCTGCAGATTATGAGGCAGATCATGGCAGGGAAGGGGAGTGAGGAATCCTCAGTCATGGAGCTCATTAAGGAAGCAGAGGAGATGAAGCAGAATCTG gaaaggaaaaacaagatgcTTCGGAAGGAAATGGAGATGCTATGGAACAAG GTTCCTAAAACCCCTTCATCATCTAGGAAGACCAAAAATGAACTGGAGACAACATGTGCAGAGaaagtgaaggagaaaaggaag GAAAAGCAACAGAGGAAAATGGAATGGGTCAGGTATCAGGAACAAGCCAACATCCTTCAG AATGACTTCAATGGCAAAGTGATTGAGCTGAGAATTGAAGCCTTGAAGAACTACCAGAAGGCCAATGACTTGAAATTATCCCTATACTTACAGCAGTATTTGGAACCAAAGCAAGCATATTTTAATCTTCCTGGGTCCCGAG ATACTATAAGCACTACAACTATGGACAGAACAAGTACCAGCAAAAATGAATCTAATGTG AGAATTCTGGGATCAAAGACCTCCACAGAACAACAAGGAACTAGAGGAAGTCAGCTTGACGATGTAGGAGGGAGGCTCTTGTATCTGAGGTCACTGCCAGATGAAGCTCTGAAGGATTAG
- the CCDC196 gene encoding putative coiled-coil domain-containing protein 196 isoform X2 — protein MTSGSNPSGSYLPSKPRCSKIDENYLKELNEDLKLRKQELLEMLKPLEDKNNLLCQKLMSNLEEKQRSLQIMRQIMAGKGSEESSVMELIKEAEEMKQNLTFDTEELGGQQKAPQIKNKADLHDGKVPKTPSSSRKTKNELETTCAEKVKEKRKEKQQRKMEWVRYQEQANILQNDFNGKVIELRIEALKNYQKANDLKLSLYLQQYLEPKQAYFNLPGSRDTISTTTMDRTSTSKNESNVRILGSKTSTEQQGTRGSQLDDVGGRLLYLRSLPDEALKD, from the exons ATGACAAGTGGTTCAAACCCTTCAGGATCTTACTTGCCTTCAAAACCAAG ATGTTCCAAAATAGATGAGAACTACTTGAAGGAGCTGAATGAGGACCTAAAGCTAAGGAAGCAGGAACTGCTAGAGATGCTAAAACCTCTTGAAGATAAGAACAATCTCTTATGCCAGAAGTTGATGTCTAACttggaggaaaaacaaagaag tCTGCAGATTATGAGGCAGATCATGGCAGGGAAGGGGAGTGAGGAATCCTCAGTCATGGAGCTCATTAAGGAAGCAGAGGAGATGAAGCAGAATCTG ACATTCGACACAGAAGAACTCGGTGGTCAACAAAAAGCACCGcagataaaaaacaaagcagactTGCACGATGGGAAG GTTCCTAAAACCCCTTCATCATCTAGGAAGACCAAAAATGAACTGGAGACAACATGTGCAGAGaaagtgaaggagaaaaggaag GAAAAGCAACAGAGGAAAATGGAATGGGTCAGGTATCAGGAACAAGCCAACATCCTTCAG AATGACTTCAATGGCAAAGTGATTGAGCTGAGAATTGAAGCCTTGAAGAACTACCAGAAGGCCAATGACTTGAAATTATCCCTATACTTACAGCAGTATTTGGAACCAAAGCAAGCATATTTTAATCTTCCTGGGTCCCGAG ATACTATAAGCACTACAACTATGGACAGAACAAGTACCAGCAAAAATGAATCTAATGTG AGAATTCTGGGATCAAAGACCTCCACAGAACAACAAGGAACTAGAGGAAGTCAGCTTGACGATGTAGGAGGGAGGCTCTTGTATCTGAGGTCACTGCCAGATGAAGCTCTGAAGGATTAG
- the CCDC196 gene encoding putative coiled-coil domain-containing protein 196 isoform X1 produces the protein MTSGSNPSGSYLPSKPRCSKIDENYLKELNEDLKLRKQELLEMLKPLEDKNNLLCQKLMSNLEEKQRSLQIMRQIMAGKGSEESSVMELIKEAEEMKQNLERKNKMLRKEMEMLWNKTFDTEELGGQQKAPQIKNKADLHDGKVPKTPSSSRKTKNELETTCAEKVKEKRKEKQQRKMEWVRYQEQANILQNDFNGKVIELRIEALKNYQKANDLKLSLYLQQYLEPKQAYFNLPGSRDTISTTTMDRTSTSKNESNVRILGSKTSTEQQGTRGSQLDDVGGRLLYLRSLPDEALKD, from the exons ATGACAAGTGGTTCAAACCCTTCAGGATCTTACTTGCCTTCAAAACCAAG ATGTTCCAAAATAGATGAGAACTACTTGAAGGAGCTGAATGAGGACCTAAAGCTAAGGAAGCAGGAACTGCTAGAGATGCTAAAACCTCTTGAAGATAAGAACAATCTCTTATGCCAGAAGTTGATGTCTAACttggaggaaaaacaaagaag tCTGCAGATTATGAGGCAGATCATGGCAGGGAAGGGGAGTGAGGAATCCTCAGTCATGGAGCTCATTAAGGAAGCAGAGGAGATGAAGCAGAATCTG gaaaggaaaaacaagatgcTTCGGAAGGAAATGGAGATGCTATGGAACAAG ACATTCGACACAGAAGAACTCGGTGGTCAACAAAAAGCACCGcagataaaaaacaaagcagactTGCACGATGGGAAG GTTCCTAAAACCCCTTCATCATCTAGGAAGACCAAAAATGAACTGGAGACAACATGTGCAGAGaaagtgaaggagaaaaggaag GAAAAGCAACAGAGGAAAATGGAATGGGTCAGGTATCAGGAACAAGCCAACATCCTTCAG AATGACTTCAATGGCAAAGTGATTGAGCTGAGAATTGAAGCCTTGAAGAACTACCAGAAGGCCAATGACTTGAAATTATCCCTATACTTACAGCAGTATTTGGAACCAAAGCAAGCATATTTTAATCTTCCTGGGTCCCGAG ATACTATAAGCACTACAACTATGGACAGAACAAGTACCAGCAAAAATGAATCTAATGTG AGAATTCTGGGATCAAAGACCTCCACAGAACAACAAGGAACTAGAGGAAGTCAGCTTGACGATGTAGGAGGGAGGCTCTTGTATCTGAGGTCACTGCCAGATGAAGCTCTGAAGGATTAG